The following is a genomic window from Solanum lycopersicum chromosome 6, SLM_r2.1.
TATCAAAACATAAGTctcttattttaagaaaaacaagacATTGATCTGGCTGGATGATATGCTAATTTACACAAAGGGAGCTTTTGAGCAAACCTACAAGGACAGAAATAGCCAAAGAATTGTGTTTCTTGTaatgttaacaaaaaaaaacacatctCTTACCTTTTGTGTTTCTCTATCCGTTTCTACTGTTTGTCTGTTGCTTCGACTCAACACCTCAGAACGTCCATGAAGATGATCTCTTGATTACAGGCTTCATTTGCTTGTCCTCCTCCAAAGAGATCATTCCCAAGTGTGAAGGATCCTCCAGCAACATCTTTGCTACAAGATATCCAGCAATTGACCATGTCTGGTGCTTCCTTGCTTGTTTACCAATGTATCTGCCGAGCTTTCCATCATAATATTCAGGCCAGCTGTCCTTGAGTAAGCGGCTCTCAGCAAGATCAATTGCTCGTCTTGCAATTTGTGGCCGTCCAGTCTTAATGCAGGCAGCCGTTAGCAACCACAAAAGCACTGTGTTTAAGAGGTGAATCATGTGTGTAGTAGCATTAGCAAGCGTAAGATCAATTGACTTCAAAATTAGACTATGCATTCCATTTCTTTCACTAATAGAactaaaactaacaaaaaaattcCAAAGCAAAGAATCCTTATAACATAGTATAGGGTTGAATAAATAACTTCCAACAATGATCAAAGTCAAATAAAATGCAGTGCAGAAGGATGATGGTCGAACCTGGCCAAGATCCTCCATTATGGTAACTCCATCTAATATTCTTGGGATCACAACCAGTTACTATCCGCCATTCGTGATTTTCAATTGCTGGATAGCATATCTTCAAAGGCATATCTGCTACTAGCTCCTCCCAGCGGGATTCTATGAGATCCATAATAGCAGAAGCTTGTTCTGGAGTGGCAAGGGAAGACAAGATTGCAATACAGTTACCCAAAGCAAACCACCTGAAGTCCATCCTTGCAGGACTAACGTTTCCAATAAAGTAACCTCCACGTGTAGGCACAAAATCAAATACCCACTCTGGGATTGAATCAGGAATAACATTAAACTTATTTACTGCTGTGTGAGAATACTCTTCAGTTTTATAGCGATATATGTCATTTAACTGTTGAAAGTCGAGCCAAAAATAACTTCGCATATGATAACTCAAGGCATGCAGGCGCTTCACTATTCTCTCAATGAATTCTTTCCCTTCTGTATCGTGCTTCAACATGGCCAATGCAGATCTCAGTGCCATGAAGAAGAGAGCTTGGATCTCAATAGGATATCCATAAACACCCtgaaaatcaaccacaataaaAATTAGTATCCAATTAATgtcttttcaagaaaaaaa
Proteins encoded in this region:
- the LOC101254703 gene encoding probable alkaline/neutral invertase D, with amino-acid sequence MEETGLRNVGSNCSISEIDDYDLSKLLNKPRLNIERKRSFDERSLSELSIGLSRGLDHYESASPGQSVLDTPVSSARNSFEPHPMVAEAWDALRRTMVHFRGQPVGTIAAIDHASEEVLNYDQVFVRDFVPSALAFLMNGEPDIVKNFLLKTLQLQGWEKRVDRFKLGEGVMPASFKVLHDPVRKTDTIVADFGESAIGRVAPVDSGFWWIILLRAYTKSTGDLSLSETTECQKGMRLILSLCLSEGFDTFPTLLCADGCSMIDRRMGVYGYPIEIQALFFMALRSALAMLKHDTEGKEFIERIVKRLHALSYHMRSYFWLDFQQLNDIYRYKTEEYSHTAVNKFNVIPDSIPEWVFDFVPTRGGYFIGNVSPARMDFRWFALGNCIAILSSLATPEQASAIMDLIESRWEELVADMPLKICYPAIENHEWRIVTGCDPKNIRWSYHNGGSWPVLLWLLTAACIKTGRPQIARRAIDLAESRLLKDSWPEYYDGKLGRYIGKQARKHQTWSIAGYLVAKMLLEDPSHLGMISLEEDKQMKPVIKRSSSWTF